The proteins below are encoded in one region of Candidatus Epulonipiscium sp.:
- the nrdR gene encoding transcriptional repressor NrdR — translation MRCPFCNSEYIKVIDSRPSEENNCIRRRRQCEKCEKRFTTYEKIETIPIMVIKKGGIRELFDRNKILNGIVKSCNKRNISVQQMEEIVDDIENTILNTLNKEISSAQIGELVMEKLKVIDEVAYVRFASVYRQFKDINTFMDELTRLLDAKQMK, via the coding sequence ATGCGATGCCCTTTTTGTAATAGTGAATATATTAAAGTAATTGATTCAAGACCATCTGAGGAAAATAACTGTATCAGGAGGAGGAGGCAATGCGAAAAATGTGAAAAACGATTTACCACATACGAAAAGATAGAAACCATACCTATAATGGTAATTAAAAAAGGTGGAATAAGAGAACTATTTGATAGAAATAAGATACTAAACGGTATCGTTAAATCATGTAATAAAAGAAATATTTCGGTACAGCAGATGGAAGAAATCGTAGATGATATAGAAAATACCATATTAAATACTTTAAATAAAGAAATTAGTAGTGCTCAAATAGGGGAATTAGTAATGGAAAAACTTAAGGTTATTGATGAGGTTGCCTATGTTAGATTTGCCTCTGTATATAGGCAATTTAAAGATATCAATACATTTATGGATGAACTTACGAGATTATTAGATGCAAAGCAAATGAAATAG
- the murA gene encoding UDP-N-acetylglucosamine 1-carboxyvinyltransferase: protein MGKFYIDGGRRLEGRLRVQGGKNAVLPIIAATVLNGDISYIQDCPQILDVFTMIRILESIGCNVRWDDKTLIVDSTTISSYEVPEDLVREMRSSIVLLGSILGRCKKIVISYPGGCPLGPRPIDLHLKALKKLGVQIKEEHGFIICEAPKLVGSKIHLDFPSVGATENIMLAAVLAEGTTTIYNAAKEPEIKDLQNFLNGMGAKVSGASTDVIYIEGIKSLKKVEHKVIPDRIVVGTYLAAAAITGGEVQLTNVDANHIQAITSKLREIGCRIIEEKDSIYLKAPKQLKSLDIIRTQPYPGFPTDMQAQMMAILTVARGTSIITETVFESRYKHAEELIRMGADITLEGRTAIIKGVKDLTGTTVCAKDLRGGAALIIAGLISEGITVVEGAKHIIRGYEQIDKDLNSLGAKIQKSF from the coding sequence ATGGGCAAATTTTATATAGATGGTGGAAGACGGTTAGAGGGAAGGCTCCGCGTCCAAGGAGGGAAAAACGCGGTTCTTCCTATTATTGCTGCAACCGTTTTAAATGGGGATATTAGTTATATACAGGACTGTCCTCAAATACTGGATGTGTTTACCATGATTCGCATTCTTGAAAGTATTGGGTGCAATGTAAGATGGGATGATAAAACCTTAATCGTTGATTCTACAACAATTTCCTCTTATGAAGTTCCCGAAGATTTGGTTAGGGAAATGCGTTCTTCTATTGTTTTACTTGGTTCTATTCTGGGAAGATGCAAAAAAATTGTTATTTCATATCCTGGTGGGTGCCCATTAGGCCCTAGACCCATCGATTTACACCTAAAGGCATTAAAAAAACTAGGAGTTCAAATTAAAGAAGAACATGGTTTTATTATTTGTGAAGCTCCAAAATTAGTTGGCTCCAAAATTCATTTGGATTTTCCTAGCGTGGGAGCAACTGAAAATATTATGTTAGCGGCTGTCTTAGCTGAAGGAACAACAACTATTTATAATGCTGCAAAGGAACCAGAAATCAAGGATTTGCAAAATTTTTTAAACGGTATGGGCGCTAAGGTATCAGGAGCATCAACCGATGTAATTTACATTGAAGGGATAAAGTCCTTAAAAAAGGTAGAGCATAAGGTTATTCCCGATAGAATTGTAGTAGGGACCTATCTTGCGGCAGCGGCAATTACCGGTGGAGAGGTTCAGCTTACAAACGTTGACGCCAACCATATCCAAGCGATTACGTCCAAATTAAGAGAAATTGGATGTAGGATTATAGAAGAAAAAGATAGCATATATTTGAAGGCACCAAAACAATTAAAAAGTTTAGATATTATCCGTACCCAGCCATATCCCGGATTTCCAACAGATATGCAGGCCCAAATGATGGCTATACTTACAGTTGCCAGGGGCACAAGCATTATTACAGAAACTGTTTTTGAATCAAGGTATAAACATGCGGAAGAACTTATAAGAATGGGAGCAGATATAACCTTAGAAGGGCGAACAGCAATCATCAAGGGTGTTAAAGATCTTACGGGAACTACCGTATGTGCTAAGGATTTAAGAGGTGGGGCTGCATTAATTATAGCGGGTCTTATTTCAGAAGGGATTACGGTAGTTGAAGGTGCTAAGCATATCATTAGGGGATATGAGCAAATAGATAAGGATTTAAATTCACTAGGGGCGAAAATACAAAAAAGCTTTTAG
- the sigE gene encoding RNA polymerase sporulation sigma factor SigE: MYFIRLHKLYKLGGEQVNILYGFKLKFQYFCHHLLDLLGLRKEDSIYYIGGNEVLPPPLNRDEEDLLINQLGGEDDLHVKSVLIERNLRLVVYIARKFENTGIGVEDLISIGTIGLIKAINTFKPDKKIKLATYASRCIENEILMYLRRTNKLKTEISIDEPLNVDWDGNELLLSDILGTDPDIIYRSIEDEVDKDLLKRAMNKLSNREKEIVELRFGLTSEGKEKTQKEVADMLGISQSYISRLEKKIICRLKKEINRMN; this comes from the coding sequence ATGTACTTCATAAGATTGCATAAATTATATAAATTAGGGGGAGAACAAGTGAATATATTATATGGATTTAAACTTAAATTTCAGTATTTTTGTCACCACCTATTGGATTTATTAGGGTTAAGAAAAGAGGATTCTATATATTATATAGGAGGAAATGAAGTATTGCCTCCACCCCTAAATAGGGATGAAGAAGACCTTTTGATTAATCAACTAGGAGGGGAAGATGACTTACATGTAAAATCAGTGCTCATAGAAAGGAATCTTAGATTGGTGGTATATATAGCTAGAAAGTTCGAAAATACTGGAATAGGGGTGGAAGATTTAATATCTATCGGTACAATAGGGCTTATAAAGGCAATCAATACCTTTAAACCGGATAAAAAGATTAAATTGGCTACCTACGCCTCAAGATGCATAGAAAATGAAATACTTATGTATCTTAGAAGAACAAATAAACTAAAAACAGAAATTTCTATAGACGAACCTTTAAATGTGGATTGGGATGGAAATGAATTGCTTCTTTCCGATATACTAGGAACCGACCCAGACATTATTTATAGAAGTATAGAGGATGAAGTGGATAAGGATTTGCTCAAAAGGGCTATGAATAAGTTATCAAATAGGGAAAAAGAAATAGTCGAACTTAGATTTGGATTAACTAGTGAGGGAAAGGAAAAAACTCAAAAGGAAGTTGCGGATATGTTGGGGATTTCTCAGTCTTATATTTCAAGATTAGAGAAAAAAATCATATGCAGATTAAAAAAGGAAATAAATAGAATGAACTGA
- the spoIIGA gene encoding sigma-E processing peptidase SpoIIGA: protein MKQPFQIEIYADILFLLNFVMDYFILWIVSKMIKQKVTYKRLLGGAFIGALLYCLMIFIPIFRNTYNMISIVLLPMIPLMLTYKPKSFKQLIKIFILFHGTAFALGGAGIALFYYLNISKVIEDVLRFNIDNFPIVLLIVSCILSYAFIKLIWFWIRKVSNKEGIVYPIKVYFEGMKIDATALLDTGNALYDPFSQSPVIVIEFSTVKGFLPDNIRELFNEKKENDLNLLFHSITQTSIGSKIRMIPFSSLGMPNGMLLGFRPDQVEIIEQDNTCTVLKDIVIGIYNQRLSQDNKYQALLHPDVLHKIA, encoded by the coding sequence ATGAAGCAGCCATTTCAGATAGAAATATATGCAGATATTTTGTTTTTGCTTAATTTCGTTATGGATTATTTCATTTTATGGATTGTAAGTAAAATGATTAAGCAAAAAGTAACATATAAAAGATTATTAGGTGGAGCATTTATTGGGGCACTTTTATATTGTTTGATGATTTTTATCCCTATATTTAGGAATACCTATAATATGATTAGCATTGTATTGCTCCCAATGATTCCCCTAATGCTTACTTATAAACCTAAGTCCTTTAAACAGCTAATTAAAATTTTTATCTTATTTCACGGTACGGCATTTGCTCTCGGAGGGGCAGGGATTGCCTTGTTTTATTATTTGAATATTAGTAAGGTCATCGAAGATGTCCTTAGATTTAATATAGATAATTTCCCCATAGTGTTACTGATTGTATCTTGTATCTTATCCTATGCTTTTATAAAGTTAATATGGTTTTGGATTAGAAAGGTTTCTAATAAGGAAGGAATCGTTTACCCGATTAAAGTTTATTTTGAGGGGATGAAAATAGATGCAACTGCACTTCTAGATACTGGTAATGCACTATATGACCCTTTTAGCCAAAGCCCCGTTATCGTAATTGAATTTTCAACTGTAAAAGGATTCTTACCCGATAACATCAGGGAATTGTTTAATGAAAAAAAAGAAAATGACTTAAACTTGCTTTTTCACTCTATTACACAAACATCTATAGGTTCTAAAATAAGAATGATACCTTTTTCCAGCTTAGGTATGCCTAATGGAATGCTTTTAGGGTTTAGACCTGATCAGGTTGAAATTATAGAGCAGGATAATACTTGTACAGTTTTAAAAGATATAGTTATAGGCATATATAACCAAAGACTTTCACAAGACAATAAATATCAAGCCCTGCTTCATCCTGATGTACTTCATAAGATTGCATAA
- the sigG gene encoding RNA polymerase sporulation sigma factor SigG, whose translation MAINKVEICGVNTSKLPILSNEEKDKLFKRILEGDREAREAYIRGNLRLVLSVIQRFNNRGEHVDDLFQVGCIGLMKAIDNFDITQNVRFSTYAVPMIIGEIRRYLRDNNSIRVSRSLRDTAYKALQAKERLINKNSKEPTITEIAKELGLPKEDVVFALDAIQDPISLFEPVYHDGGDALYIMDQVSDDKSQDEIWLENIALNEAMKRLNDREKHILSLRFFEGKTQMEVADEIGISQAQVSRLEKTALKHMRKYI comes from the coding sequence ATGGCAATCAACAAGGTAGAGATATGCGGTGTAAATACTTCAAAATTACCTATTCTTAGTAATGAAGAAAAAGATAAATTATTTAAGAGAATCTTAGAAGGAGATAGGGAAGCAAGAGAAGCATATATTAGGGGAAATCTTAGATTGGTTTTAAGTGTAATTCAAAGATTTAATAATAGAGGAGAACATGTGGATGATTTATTCCAGGTGGGCTGTATAGGTCTAATGAAAGCCATAGATAATTTTGATATAACACAAAATGTTCGTTTTTCAACCTATGCAGTGCCCATGATTATAGGGGAAATAAGAAGATACCTAAGGGACAATAATTCAATAAGGGTTAGTAGATCTCTCCGCGATACGGCATATAAGGCTTTGCAAGCCAAAGAAAGGTTAATTAACAAAAATTCTAAAGAACCTACTATCACAGAGATTGCAAAGGAGTTAGGTCTTCCCAAGGAAGATGTTGTTTTTGCTCTAGATGCAATACAAGATCCTATATCACTATTTGAGCCAGTTTATCATGATGGGGGAGATGCCCTTTATATCATGGACCAAGTAAGTGACGATAAAAGTCAGGATGAAATATGGCTTGAAAACATTGCTTTAAATGAGGCAATGAAAAGATTAAATGACAGGGAAAAGCATATCCTTTCCCTTAGATTTTTTGAAGGGAAAACCCAAATGGAGGTAGCAGATGAAATAGGTATTTCACAGGCGCAGGTTTCAAGATTAGAAAAAACAGCCCTTAAACATATGAGAAAGTATATATAA
- the nrdD gene encoding anaerobic ribonucleoside-triphosphate reductase codes for MNFGTDISPEGRMVSKNFLLAAERGLGNGETPIFPISIFKIKKGVSYEKEDPNYDLFKLACRVSAKRLFPNFSFLDAPFNKVYYDKYGTEGEVAYMGCRTRVAANNYDSTREITYGRGNLSFTSINLPYIAITSKKNINTFFEKLDGTIDLVIAQLLERFEIQAKKKAKNFPFLMGQKIWIDSENLKRDDEIREIIKHGTLTMGFIGLAETLKALIGKHHGESQKAQELGLEIVAHMRKRMDEASEKFGLNFSLIASPAEGLSGRFTAIDKSRFGIIDGVTNRDYYTNSFHVPVYYSISAYDKIQIEAPYHELCNGGHITYVELDGDPLKNLDAFEVIVRAMAEAGVGYGSINHPVDRDPICGYNGILDNECPQCGRHDGEDNIYFERIRRITGYLVGDLDRWNDGKRAEERERVKHSI; via the coding sequence ATCAACTTTGGAACGGATATATCCCCCGAAGGACGAATGGTTTCTAAAAACTTTTTATTAGCGGCGGAAAGGGGTCTTGGAAATGGGGAAACTCCGATATTTCCCATATCCATATTTAAAATCAAAAAAGGTGTTTCTTATGAGAAAGAAGACCCTAATTATGATTTGTTTAAATTAGCTTGCAGGGTAAGTGCAAAGCGTCTTTTTCCTAATTTTAGTTTTTTAGATGCTCCATTTAATAAGGTGTATTATGATAAATACGGAACAGAAGGGGAAGTAGCCTATATGGGCTGTAGAACTAGGGTGGCAGCTAATAATTACGATTCTACCCGCGAGATTACATATGGTAGGGGGAATTTAAGCTTTACCTCTATTAACCTTCCTTATATTGCAATAACTTCAAAGAAAAATATAAATACTTTTTTTGAAAAACTAGATGGAACCATTGATTTGGTCATAGCACAATTATTAGAAAGGTTTGAAATTCAAGCTAAAAAGAAGGCTAAAAACTTTCCATTTTTAATGGGACAAAAAATTTGGATTGATTCTGAAAACCTAAAAAGGGACGATGAGATTAGAGAAATAATTAAGCATGGAACATTAACCATGGGATTCATTGGTTTAGCTGAAACACTAAAAGCCCTTATAGGAAAACACCATGGAGAATCTCAAAAGGCTCAAGAACTAGGATTAGAAATCGTTGCCCATATGAGGAAACGTATGGATGAGGCAAGTGAAAAATTCGGGCTAAATTTTTCACTTATTGCTTCTCCGGCAGAGGGGTTATCAGGGAGATTCACAGCTATCGATAAAAGTCGATTTGGAATTATCGATGGGGTGACCAATAGGGATTATTATACAAACTCCTTCCATGTACCTGTATATTACTCAATTTCAGCATATGATAAAATCCAAATTGAGGCTCCCTATCATGAATTATGTAATGGAGGACATATTACCTATGTGGAATTAGATGGAGATCCATTAAAAAACTTAGATGCCTTTGAAGTAATAGTTAGGGCAATGGCTGAGGCAGGGGTGGGCTACGGCTCTATTAATCATCCTGTAGATAGGGATCCTATATGTGGTTATAATGGAATTTTAGATAATGAATGCCCACAATGTGGACGACATGATGGTGAAGATAATATATACTTTGAAAGAATACGCCGCATTACGGGGTATTTAGTGGGAGACTTAGATAGATGGAATGATGGAAAAAGAGCAGAAGAAAGAGAACGGGTAAAGCATAGCATTTAA
- a CDS encoding FtsQ-type POTRA domain-containing protein: MGKTIAIKNYKKQPKTMRFLILIILIVIFMLAIFISPVFSIRQILLHGNEHYSKEEIIEKMGIKVGENIFLFKKDKAYKALLDDSYIEMVQISIHWPNTIEVKINERKPIGYVPYLGTYLYIDKDGRVLETCETYKKNLPIVQGLVFDSFKVGQVIPVNNQISLDVVATMAQMMIKYNILQDVVKVDISDFRDIHIYVKRLDVSIGGMEQFDKKIQWLIQIMDVYDMGKVDLINIDKGRAVFSPLT; encoded by the coding sequence ATGGGAAAAACTATTGCAATTAAAAATTATAAAAAACAGCCAAAAACCATGAGGTTTTTAATTCTAATTATTTTAATTGTGATTTTTATGCTAGCCATATTTATCTCTCCAGTCTTTTCAATAAGGCAAATACTACTACATGGAAATGAACACTATTCGAAAGAAGAGATTATTGAAAAGATGGGTATTAAGGTGGGGGAAAATATATTTTTATTCAAAAAAGACAAGGCATATAAAGCCCTTTTAGACGATTCCTATATAGAAATGGTTCAGATATCTATTCATTGGCCTAATACGATAGAGGTTAAAATCAATGAAAGAAAACCCATAGGATATGTTCCTTATTTAGGGACATATCTTTATATAGATAAAGATGGACGAGTCTTAGAAACCTGCGAAACCTATAAAAAAAATCTCCCTATAGTTCAGGGATTGGTATTTGATTCTTTTAAAGTAGGGCAAGTGATTCCTGTTAACAATCAAATATCTTTAGATGTGGTAGCAACTATGGCACAGATGATGATAAAATATAATATATTACAAGATGTAGTAAAGGTTGATATAAGCGACTTTAGAGATATTCATATATACGTAAAAAGGCTAGATGTATCTATTGGCGGGATGGAGCAATTTGACAAGAAGATTCAATGGTTGATTCAAATCATGGATGTATATGATATGGGTAAAGTAGATTTGATTAATATTGATAAAGGTAGGGCAGTTTTTTCGCCACTTACATAG
- a CDS encoding YlmC/YmxH family sporulation protein — MVRIYDMKQKEVISTIDGSRLGYICDIEVDLNEGRIKKIIVPGPGRVLGFFGKDMEYQISWGRIRKIGEDIILVDVVGDDVLIESDY, encoded by the coding sequence TTGGTTAGAATTTACGATATGAAGCAAAAAGAAGTTATTAGTACAATAGATGGGTCGCGTTTGGGCTACATATGCGATATTGAGGTAGATTTAAATGAGGGAAGAATTAAAAAAATTATAGTACCGGGGCCTGGAAGGGTCTTGGGGTTCTTTGGAAAGGATATGGAATATCAAATCTCTTGGGGTCGGATAAGAAAAATAGGGGAGGATATTATTTTAGTAGATGTAGTGGGGGATGATGTACTAATAGAATCAGATTATTAA
- a CDS encoding N,N'-diacetylchitobiose phosphorylase, whose amino-acid sequence MKYGYFDENNKEYIITKPDTPAPWVNYLGSPEYGAIISNNAGGYSFVKSGANGRILRYRFNSIDMDQPGRYIYIRDKDSKDYWSTSWQPVGKDLENYQSECHHGTAYTNMLARYDNIETKTLYYVPLDKTYEVWRLQITNNDSKERKLSIFGSVEFTNDDNYEQDSVNLQYTQFISRTEYKNNKIIQHINEYVKKNNTNTNGATGGQRFFGAVGFPVCAYNGDRDTFIGEYRNYSNPIEVVNGQCSNSLNYNTNSCGVLQIDVDLMPGETKELAFLLGAYGSEEADKIMNLYSNLNIIEEELKELKDHWHGKLDNLQIKTPDENFNNMINTWNSYQCFITFIWSRAASFIYCGLRNGYGYRDTVQDIQGIIHLDPELAANKIRFMLSAQVDNGGGLPLVKFNHNAGHENTPDDPEYVKETGHPFYRADDALWLFPTILKYVNESGNRNFIDEVIPFANKGVGTVYEHLKRAINFSMERLGTHGMPAGLHADWNDCLRMGPKGESTFVALQLYYAIRILKDFAIGKEDKDYVDYLEKIQEELGNAIHTYCWEEDRFIRGIREDGIVVGSKNDKEASMWLNPQSWSIISGFADENQAKLALDNVYNILNTEYGVMVMYPPYKNHAFDGALMLLFNPCTKENGGIFSQPQGWIILAETMVGNGNRAYEYYKKCNPASMNDKAEVRKLEPYAHGQFIEGKDSPYEGRAHVHWLTGTASTVMVGCVEGILGMKPSLDGITIDPCIPSDWKEISIYKNFRGKKLNILVKNENGSQKGIKETYLNGTKLETNFISVNELKETNEVLLIM is encoded by the coding sequence ATGAAGTATGGATATTTTGATGAGAACAATAAGGAATACATAATTACTAAACCCGATACCCCGGCTCCATGGGTAAACTACTTAGGTTCTCCGGAATATGGAGCGATTATTTCCAACAATGCAGGTGGATACAGCTTTGTAAAATCAGGAGCAAATGGAAGAATCCTAAGATATAGATTCAATTCTATTGATATGGATCAACCAGGAAGATACATATACATAAGGGATAAAGATAGTAAAGATTACTGGAGTACTTCCTGGCAGCCCGTAGGAAAGGATTTGGAAAACTATCAAAGTGAATGTCACCATGGAACAGCATATACAAATATGCTTGCGAGATATGACAATATCGAAACAAAGACTCTATACTATGTTCCCCTTGATAAGACTTATGAAGTATGGAGACTCCAAATTACTAATAATGATAGCAAGGAAAGGAAATTATCAATATTCGGTTCTGTAGAATTTACCAATGACGATAATTATGAACAAGATAGTGTGAATTTACAATATACTCAGTTTATCTCAAGGACCGAATATAAAAACAATAAAATCATTCAGCATATCAATGAATATGTAAAGAAAAACAACACCAATACCAATGGAGCTACTGGGGGTCAAAGGTTTTTTGGGGCAGTTGGTTTTCCTGTATGTGCTTATAACGGGGATAGGGATACCTTTATAGGGGAATATAGAAATTATTCCAATCCCATAGAAGTAGTTAATGGCCAATGCAGTAATTCCCTAAACTATAATACAAATTCCTGTGGAGTATTGCAGATTGATGTTGACTTAATGCCGGGAGAAACTAAGGAATTGGCTTTTTTACTAGGGGCTTACGGTAGTGAGGAAGCAGATAAAATAATGAATTTATATAGTAATTTAAACATTATAGAAGAAGAATTAAAAGAACTAAAAGACCATTGGCATGGAAAACTAGATAATCTCCAAATTAAAACTCCTGATGAAAATTTCAATAATATGATAAATACATGGAATTCTTATCAGTGTTTTATAACATTCATTTGGTCAAGGGCAGCATCTTTTATATATTGTGGCCTTAGAAATGGATATGGCTATAGGGATACAGTACAAGATATACAGGGTATTATTCACTTAGACCCAGAACTTGCAGCAAATAAGATTCGTTTCATGTTGTCGGCACAAGTTGATAATGGGGGAGGACTCCCACTTGTTAAATTTAATCATAATGCAGGTCATGAAAACACCCCTGATGACCCCGAATATGTTAAAGAAACGGGACATCCTTTTTATAGGGCGGACGATGCATTATGGCTATTTCCGACAATCCTAAAATATGTTAATGAAAGTGGCAATCGCAATTTTATAGATGAAGTGATTCCCTTTGCTAATAAAGGGGTAGGAACAGTGTATGAGCATTTAAAACGAGCTATTAATTTTAGCATGGAAAGATTAGGTACCCATGGAATGCCAGCAGGACTGCATGCAGATTGGAATGATTGCTTAAGAATGGGACCAAAAGGAGAATCAACCTTTGTGGCCCTTCAACTTTACTACGCTATTAGGATTTTGAAAGATTTTGCAATCGGAAAAGAAGATAAGGATTATGTAGACTATCTAGAAAAAATTCAAGAAGAATTAGGAAATGCTATTCATACATATTGTTGGGAAGAGGATAGATTCATAAGAGGCATAAGAGAAGATGGTATAGTTGTTGGTTCTAAGAATGATAAGGAAGCAAGTATGTGGCTTAATCCCCAAAGTTGGTCCATAATTAGTGGATTTGCCGATGAAAACCAAGCAAAACTAGCTCTTGATAATGTTTATAATATCTTAAATACTGAGTATGGGGTAATGGTTATGTATCCACCTTATAAAAATCATGCCTTCGATGGGGCATTAATGCTTCTATTTAACCCTTGTACGAAGGAAAATGGGGGGATATTTTCTCAACCACAGGGCTGGATTATATTGGCAGAAACAATGGTGGGGAATGGAAACAGGGCATATGAATATTATAAAAAATGTAATCCTGCTAGTATGAATGATAAAGCGGAAGTAAGAAAGTTAGAACCTTATGCCCATGGTCAGTTTATAGAAGGAAAAGATAGTCCTTATGAGGGTCGTGCCCATGTGCATTGGCTAACGGGTACAGCTTCTACAGTTATGGTAGGATGTGTAGAAGGAATATTAGGAATGAAACCTAGTTTAGATGGAATCACTATTGACCCTTGTATACCATCGGACTGGAAGGAGATTTCGATTTACAAAAACTTCAGAGGAAAGAAATTAAATATATTGGTTAAAAATGAAAATGGTAGTCAAAAAGGAATAAAAGAAACATATCTTAATGGAACTAAGTTAGAAACTAATTTTATATCTGTAAATGAATTAAAAGAAACCAATGAAGTATTGTTAATTATGTAA
- the ftsZ gene encoding cell division protein FtsZ → MLEFDMTQDHVAQIKVIGVGGGGNNAVDRMIEEDLKGVEFITVNTDRQALGRSKATTKIQIGEKVTRGLGAGANPEIGNKSAEESREEILESIKGADMIFVTAGMGGGTGTGAAPVIAKIAKDEGILTVGVVTKPFGFEGRKRMANAENGISELKQNVDTLVIIPNDKLLHIIDKKTTMIDAFKKADEVLRQGVQGISDLISNPGIINLDFADVRTIMSDKGIAHMGIGRATGENKTEMAAKAAIHSPLLDTSIDGAKGVLINISGGSSLGLLEANEAANLIRESVDPEAEIIFGTTINDDLGDEVIVTVIATGFENDFSKAIKAQKIESTNTLNTLPKEEVKNTHIVSDKMDESSFIDIPIFLQRRRK, encoded by the coding sequence GTGCTGGAATTTGACATGACACAGGACCATGTAGCACAGATTAAGGTAATTGGTGTAGGTGGTGGCGGTAACAACGCTGTTGATCGAATGATAGAAGAGGATTTAAAAGGTGTTGAATTTATCACTGTAAATACAGATCGACAGGCATTAGGTCGTTCGAAAGCTACGACTAAGATACAAATAGGCGAAAAGGTAACTAGAGGATTAGGAGCTGGTGCCAATCCCGAGATTGGAAATAAGTCTGCAGAGGAAAGCCGGGAAGAAATTTTAGAGTCCATAAAAGGTGCTGATATGATTTTTGTCACTGCAGGAATGGGTGGAGGAACCGGCACAGGGGCGGCCCCTGTTATTGCAAAAATTGCAAAGGACGAAGGCATACTTACTGTAGGTGTCGTTACAAAACCTTTTGGATTCGAAGGTCGTAAGAGAATGGCTAATGCAGAGAATGGAATATCAGAGTTAAAACAAAATGTTGATACTTTAGTGATTATTCCTAATGATAAGCTCTTACATATCATCGATAAGAAGACAACAATGATTGATGCATTCAAAAAAGCTGATGAGGTGCTACGCCAAGGGGTACAGGGGATTTCAGATTTGATTTCTAACCCGGGGATTATTAATCTTGACTTTGCGGATGTAAGAACGATTATGTCCGATAAGGGAATCGCCCATATGGGAATTGGACGAGCAACAGGAGAGAACAAAACCGAAATGGCAGCAAAAGCAGCCATCCATAGTCCATTACTTGATACCAGTATTGATGGAGCAAAGGGTGTTCTAATTAATATTAGTGGGGGTTCAAGCCTAGGATTACTAGAAGCCAATGAAGCTGCGAATCTTATTCGGGAATCAGTAGACCCCGAAGCAGAAATTATATTTGGTACTACTATCAATGATGATCTAGGGGATGAGGTAATCGTTACGGTCATAGCTACGGGTTTTGAAAATGATTTTTCCAAGGCAATAAAGGCTCAAAAAATAGAAAGTACCAATACATTAAATACGCTTCCCAAGGAGGAAGTTAAAAACACACATATTGTTTCGGACAAGATGGATGAATCCAGTTTTATAGATATTCCTATTTTTCTACAGAGAAGAAGAAAATAA